From one Perca flavescens isolate YP-PL-M2 chromosome 4, PFLA_1.0, whole genome shotgun sequence genomic stretch:
- the mkrn2 gene encoding E3 ubiquitin-protein ligase makorin-2, giving the protein MSTKQVTCRYFLHGVCREGSRCLFSHDPNNSKPSTICKFYQRGVCAYGERCRYDHIKASSRGGGALEDPTAGGGAGGGPSVRGGVKKTPVLRDRVLGVDSMFGGPADSFGSEVMAAAASTHSYVDAIRTGLDASAQDQAPPPVGGAYPNPPPLCPYAAAGHCFYEDNCTYLHGDLCEVCRLQVLHPHDPEQRRAHEKMCLLAFEADMEKAFAAQLSQDKVCSICMELVVQKLNPSERRFGILSSCCHTFCLACIRQWRCTRNFSNKIVKSCPECRLVSEFVIPSVYWVEDQDEKDHLIELFKSGVSKKACKYFDQGRGSCPFGGKCLYLHAFPDGTRAEPDRPRKQLSSEGNVRFMNNVRLWDFIEEREQRPALPLPSLDDDITELRELFMQMSGPSQDGPESPTATDP; this is encoded by the exons ATGAGCACCAAACAGGTGACCTGCAG gTATTTCCTCCACGGCGTGTGCAGAGAGGGAAGCCGCTGTCTGTTCTCCCACGACCCCAACAACAGCAAACCCTCCACCATCTGCAAGTTCTATCAGAGGGGGGTCTGTGCCTATGGAGAGCGCTGCAG gTATGACCACATCAAAGCTTCATCTAGAGGGGGAGGAGCTCTAGAGGATCCCACAGCTggaggaggggctggaggcGGACCTTCAGTCAGAGGCGGAGTTAAGAAGACGCCGGTCCTCAGAGACagag tcCTGGGTGTAGACAGCATGTTTGGGGGTCCAGCAGACAGTTTTGGGTCGGAGGTCATGGCAGCGGCGGCGTCTACTCACTCGTACGTGGACGCCATCAGGACGGGTCTGGATGCTTCAGCACAGGACCAAG CTCCTCCCCCTGTGGGCGGGGCTTACCCTAACCCCCCCCCGCTGTGTCCCTACGCTGCCGCTGGACACTGTTTCTACGAAGACAACTGTACGTATCTCCATGGCGACCTGTGTGAGGTGTGCAGGCTGCAGGTTCTCCACCCCCATGACCCCGAGCAGAGGAGAGCGCACGAGAAG atgTGTCTGCTGGCCTTCGAGGCCGACATGGAGAAGGCGTTTGCAGCCCAGCTGAGTCAGGACAAG GTGTGTTCTATCTGCATGGAGCTGGTGGTGCAGAAGCTGAACCCGTCAGAGCGCCGGTTTGGCATCCTGTCCTCCTGCTGTCACACCTTCTGTCTGGCCTGTATCCGCCAGTGGCGCTGCACCCGCAACTTCAGCAACAAGATCGTCAA gtcGTGTCCCGAGTGTCGGCTGGTCTCAGAGTTTGTGATCCCGTCTGTTTACTGGGTGGAGGATCAGGACGAGAAGGACCATCTCATAGAGCTCTTCAAGTCTGGAGTCAG TAAGAAGGCCTGTAAGTACTTTGATCAGGGTCGGGGGTCCTGTCCATTCGGAGGGAAGTGTTTGTATCTTCATGCCTTCCCAGACGGAACCAGAGCAGAACCGGACCGGCCACGCAAACAGCTGAGCTCTGAGGGGAACGTCCGG ttcATGAACAACGTGCGTCTGTGGGACTTCATCGAGGAGCGCGAGCAGCGCCCAGCCCTGCCCCTGCCGTCCCTGGATGATGACATCACAGAGCTAAGGGAGCTGTTCATGCAGATGTCTGGGCCGAGCCAGGACGGGCCGGAGAGCCCCACCGCCACTGACCCGTAG